A genomic region of Exiguobacterium sp. Helios contains the following coding sequences:
- a CDS encoding anti-sigma factor domain-containing protein has translation MEERCHDLIDYFNGTLSAADRDAFEAHLATCDDCKQALQEMQDLMLPIAESLPERPIPTGMKSRILGEVLGSTKQGQKPVQAAVEKPAVEETHLSDLDAVRSKKEKKRSVPLGWLMSIAAALILSLGANAYFLSQDESSPAEEFAMDEVKGMGNFESTASIKGSSMIFTKDDQEFMLVQLKDLPPLKKGELYQLWTIQGDTPRANGVIEQDGEAAAVFPIKGDGTIDAVAITVEPEPDLEKPTGEVVASVAL, from the coding sequence ATGGAAGAACGTTGTCATGATTTAATCGATTACTTCAACGGAACATTATCAGCTGCCGATCGCGACGCGTTCGAGGCACACTTGGCGACTTGTGATGACTGCAAACAGGCGCTCCAAGAGATGCAAGACTTGATGCTGCCCATCGCGGAATCACTTCCGGAACGACCGATACCAACCGGCATGAAGTCAAGAATTCTCGGTGAAGTCCTTGGATCGACGAAACAAGGACAAAAACCGGTGCAAGCAGCAGTTGAAAAACCGGCTGTAGAGGAGACGCACTTGTCTGACCTCGACGCAGTACGATCGAAGAAAGAGAAAAAACGGTCTGTGCCGCTCGGATGGTTGATGAGTATCGCAGCCGCCTTGATCCTGTCACTTGGTGCCAACGCCTACTTCTTGTCGCAAGACGAGTCTTCTCCGGCGGAAGAGTTTGCGATGGACGAAGTCAAAGGAATGGGCAACTTTGAAAGTACGGCCTCAATTAAGGGGTCAAGCATGATTTTTACAAAAGATGATCAGGAATTCATGCTTGTCCAACTGAAAGATTTACCGCCGCTGAAGAAGGGTGAGTTGTATCAACTTTGGACGATTCAAGGTGATACGCCTCGTGCGAACGGGGTCATCGAACAGGACGGGGAAGCGGCAGCTGTCTTCCCGATCAAAGGAGACGGAACAATTGATGCGGTCGCCATCACAGTCGAACCTGAACCGGATTTAGAAAAACCGACCGGCGAAGTCGTGGCTTCCGTCGCGTTATAA
- a CDS encoding RNA polymerase sigma factor — protein MHTQSDESLYHQMRSGDEQALEVLYDKYERLLFSFAHRFTNNDRLSEEVIQEVWMKIWNGRVDFNTDKGKFSSWILTITRNAALDCLRREKRQPTIEVEERDGGYDEPVERTVMQRETATEVRDAVNELKPDQQELIELVYFKGLTQQQISEQLNLPLGTVKTRIRSAIQALRKLLDGRER, from the coding sequence ATGCATACTCAATCCGATGAATCGCTTTATCATCAGATGCGCAGTGGAGATGAACAAGCTCTCGAAGTACTGTATGACAAGTATGAAAGGCTATTGTTCTCATTCGCTCATCGCTTTACGAACAATGATCGTTTATCAGAAGAAGTCATCCAGGAAGTCTGGATGAAGATTTGGAACGGACGGGTCGATTTTAATACCGATAAAGGAAAGTTCTCCTCTTGGATATTAACGATTACCCGCAATGCAGCGCTCGACTGTCTGAGACGCGAGAAACGCCAACCGACGATTGAAGTCGAGGAGCGGGACGGCGGATATGATGAACCGGTCGAACGGACGGTCATGCAGCGGGAAACGGCGACGGAAGTCCGCGATGCCGTCAATGAACTGAAACCTGATCAACAAGAGTTAATTGAACTCGTTTATTTTAAAGGACTGACACAACAACAAATTTCAGAGCAGCTAAATTTACCGCTTGGAACGGTGAAAACCAGAATAAGGAGTGCTATCCAGGCACTCCGGAAATTACTAGACGGGAGGGAACGTTGA
- a CDS encoding metal-sensitive transcriptional regulator produces MDYDRKMKNRVSRIEGQLRGILRMMEEGQDCRDVITQLSAARSAIDRTIGVVVSSNLIECVKEAEQSGEGQTEELVKEAVNLLVKSR; encoded by the coding sequence ATGGATTACGATCGTAAAATGAAGAACCGGGTCAGCCGGATCGAAGGACAACTTCGCGGTATCTTGCGGATGATGGAAGAAGGACAGGATTGCCGTGATGTTATCACCCAACTGTCGGCTGCCCGCTCCGCCATCGACCGGACGATTGGTGTCGTCGTCAGCTCCAATCTGATCGAGTGTGTCAAAGAAGCCGAACAATCCGGCGAAGGACAGACCGAAGAATTGGTCAAAGAAGCCGTTAACTTACTGGTGAAAAGCCGCTAA
- a CDS encoding YceI family protein, producing the protein MATYQLDQDHSSITFSVKHMMISKVKGEFRDFTFEVSGEAHDLENASAVVTIPVASIDTRSTDRDTHLKSADFFDVEQYPNITYRVTSFKKHSGDEYEVTGDLTIKDVTRTETFKVEYEGSGVDPWGNTRSGFEVDGKIKREDYNLTWNVALEAGGVLVGSDVKFQLHLEFIHG; encoded by the coding sequence ATGGCTACGTATCAACTCGATCAGGACCACAGCTCCATTACATTCTCAGTCAAACACATGATGATTTCAAAAGTTAAAGGAGAATTCCGTGACTTTACCTTTGAGGTCAGCGGTGAAGCACATGATTTGGAGAACGCCTCTGCTGTCGTAACGATTCCGGTCGCTTCGATTGACACACGCAGTACGGATCGCGATACCCATTTGAAATCAGCTGATTTCTTTGATGTCGAACAGTATCCGAACATTACTTACCGTGTGACTTCGTTTAAAAAACACTCCGGTGACGAATATGAAGTAACCGGTGACTTGACGATTAAGGATGTCACGCGGACAGAAACGTTTAAGGTCGAGTATGAAGGTAGCGGTGTTGACCCTTGGGGTAATACGCGCTCCGGTTTTGAAGTTGATGGGAAAATCAAACGGGAAGACTACAATCTCACCTGGAACGTCGCGCTCGAAGCCGGAGGTGTTCTGGTCGGCAGTGATGTGAAGTTCCAATTGCACCTCGAGTTCATTCACGGATAA
- a CDS encoding SMP-30/gluconolactonase/LRE family protein, with protein MTVSLFIDVACKTGESPVYDAKTKRFYFVDIPGKLLFSYDLTTEALKPYQLPSPITSIALTDAPDFLRVTSAHGFGTFDLKEGHLSLENQLTLPDSDRMNDGKLDPSGQYVAGSINEEDGETASLYRLRHDGSVDVLLENLTNSNGLVWSEDGKTLYHIDTPTKKVYAFDYAADQPLTNRRVAIDLEDEDGFPDGMTKDTEGHVFIAHYAGSCLTRWNLETGEKLAQIDFPVSNPTCPILYEDRLLVTTAADGDDSEHAGAVFEVTY; from the coding sequence ATGACAGTTTCACTTTTTATTGATGTTGCATGTAAGACCGGGGAATCACCGGTGTACGACGCTAAAACCAAACGATTTTATTTCGTCGATATTCCGGGCAAGCTTCTTTTTTCATATGATTTAACAACAGAGGCTTTAAAACCTTATCAGTTACCAAGCCCCATCACATCGATTGCTTTGACGGATGCGCCGGACTTTCTGCGCGTCACGTCAGCACACGGTTTTGGAACGTTTGATTTAAAAGAAGGACATCTCTCACTGGAAAACCAGTTGACGCTCCCTGACTCCGACCGGATGAACGACGGGAAGCTTGATCCGTCGGGTCAGTATGTGGCCGGAAGCATCAATGAAGAGGACGGCGAGACCGCTTCCCTCTATCGTCTGCGTCATGACGGTTCCGTCGACGTTCTCCTTGAGAACTTGACGAACTCGAACGGACTTGTCTGGTCCGAGGACGGTAAGACACTTTATCACATCGATACGCCAACGAAAAAAGTCTATGCCTTCGACTATGCTGCGGATCAACCTTTGACGAACCGTCGGGTGGCCATCGACTTAGAGGACGAAGACGGTTTCCCGGATGGTATGACCAAAGACACGGAAGGTCATGTCTTCATCGCCCATTATGCCGGATCATGCTTAACACGCTGGAATCTTGAAACCGGTGAAAAACTCGCCCAGATTGATTTCCCGGTTTCGAACCCGACTTGTCCGATTCTGTACGAAGACCGTCTACTGGTCACGACAGCAGCAGACGGGGACGATTCCGAACATGCCGGAGCCGTTTTCGAAGTGACGTATTAA
- a CDS encoding MBL fold metallo-hydrolase — MHISTIERLHQLQTTPSFFPVNCYLFEEADSLTLIDTGISLNAKAIYSVIKSFDKPLQSIILTHAHADHVGSLDFLASAFPLAEVSISYRDAALLSGDESLREGETTPLKGGIPKNIKTRPDRLLESGQQIGSLSVIASPGHTPGSISLWHEGSRTLIAGDAFQTQGGLAVSGDTRWQFPFPSLATWDKEVALQSAHQLTELTPDVLAVGHGPLVVAPSFDMRQAVDRFEQLLSSKKRNGYT; from the coding sequence ATGCATATTTCGACGATCGAACGACTTCATCAACTGCAAACAACGCCGTCCTTCTTCCCGGTCAACTGTTACTTATTTGAAGAAGCGGACAGCCTCACCCTGATTGATACGGGGATTTCACTGAATGCCAAAGCGATTTATTCCGTCATCAAGTCGTTTGACAAACCGTTACAGTCCATCATCCTGACTCATGCGCATGCCGATCACGTCGGATCCCTTGATTTTTTAGCAAGTGCTTTCCCGCTTGCCGAAGTCTCGATCAGTTACCGGGATGCGGCTCTCCTCAGCGGGGATGAGTCGTTGCGCGAAGGCGAGACGACACCGCTGAAAGGCGGCATTCCAAAAAACATCAAAACCCGTCCGGACCGGTTGCTCGAAAGCGGTCAACAGATCGGCAGTTTAAGTGTCATTGCTTCTCCGGGACACACACCGGGTTCCATCTCCCTGTGGCATGAAGGCAGTCGGACGTTGATTGCCGGTGACGCTTTCCAAACTCAGGGTGGTCTGGCGGTTTCGGGGGACACGCGTTGGCAGTTCCCCTTCCCGTCACTTGCGACCTGGGATAAGGAAGTCGCCCTCCAATCGGCACATCAGTTGACGGAATTGACACCGGACGTCCTGGCAGTCGGTCACGGACCGCTCGTCGTCGCACCAAGCTTCGATATGCGCCAGGCAGTCGACCGGTTCGAACAGCTCTTATCCTCGAAAAAGCGCAACGGCTATACGTAA